AAAATTAAGCAACATGAGAGTGACTCTTATTGTTTTGAGTATGATGGTTTTGTTGACTAATAATACCTTATCATCTGCCAATATGCTGAACCAACCGGATTCGGCTTACCTTTTTTCGTATGCCTCTACGAAAAATGCCGGCCACAATGGCTTACATTTTGCCTGGAGTATCGACCGCAGGCACTGGACTGCCATTGGTCCTGAATATAGTTTTCTCAAAAGTGATTATGGCGCCTGGGGATCTGAGAAACGTATGGTTGATCCTTTTCTTTTTCAGGATAGTTCCGGTTTATGGCATTGTGTTTGGAGCCTGAACGAAAGAGACGGGGTTTTTGCCCACGCTGATTCTAAAGACCTTTTGTATTGGGGCAGGCAATCATATCCGGTTGTTTCAAAGGAAAGGAATTGCCTGATGCCCGAAGTCTCCTGTGATAAAAATAACGGTTACTATACCATTTCATGGATTAGCACAAATACCGGAGATAATGAAATTTCAAGTGTCACGACTAAAGACTTCAAAAATTATACACCTGCAAAATTATTTTTACAAGCCAATCGTTTGAATGCCAGAGTAAATATTTCCATTGGAGAAAGGGTTGAAACCGGTATTGTCCACAAAGTACCCTGGGAAATTATCGAAGGTTTAATCCAAAAGCAACAATTGGATATTTACAATAGCCAGTTGAACAGTGAAAATCCCACGGGGGATTCTATACGATTTACTTCATTCAAGCCATTAAGTGCAACCATAACAGTTGATGCCTCAAAACCAAAGAAGATTAGCGATATGCTTACCGGCATTTTTTTCGAAGATATCAATTATGCTGCTGATGGCGGTTTGTATGCCGAATTGATCCAGAACAGGGATTTTGAATATATGCCTGGCGATAAAAAAGGTAATGATAAAAGCTGGAACAGTTATAAAGCCTGGAGTTTAAATGGAAAAGAAGGTTCTTTTACCATTGATTCCGTGTCTCCAATTCATCCCAACAACAAGCATTATGCGGCTCTGGATATTAAAAAGACAGGAACTGGCTTGGTGAACGAAGGATTTGACGGCATTGCCCTGAAAGAAGGGGATAAATATGATTTTTCGCTCTTCGCCCGCAGGGCTGATGCGAAAAACGAAAAATTAGTGATCCGTCTGATCGGGTCAAAAGGCGAGATATATGGGCAAGCTACTGTGAATGTAACTTCTGCCAAATGGAAAAAGTTCAGTTCTGTATTGGTTGCTAATAAAACTGTAGCCGATGCACGGCTTGAAATTGTCCCGCAATCTGACGGCCGTGTTGATCTGGATATGATTTCGCTGTTCCCGCAAAAAACATTTAGAGGGCATAAAAACGGTTTGCGTTCTGATTTGGCCCAGGTTTTGGCTGATATTCATCCCCGTTTTATGCGTTTTCCCGGCGGTTGTGTATCCCATGGCGACGGACTGGGTAATATTTACAGATGGAAGAATACTATCGGCCCGCTGGAAGCCCGCAAGCCACAGCGTAATCTCTGGGGATATCATCAAAGCGCGGGATTGGGTTATTTTGAGTATTTCCAGTTTTGTGAAGACATTGGGACAGAACCTGTACCAGTAATTGCAGCCGGTGTTCCCTGCCAGAATTCATCAACAGGCGGGGCCGGACAGCAAGGCGGAATTCCCATGTCTGAGATGGATAGCTATGTGCAGGATATCCTTGACCTCATTGAATGGGCCAATGGCGATGTACATACGAAATGGGGAAAACTCAGGGCTGAGGCAGGTCATCCCAAGCCTTTCAACCTGAAATATATTGGAATTGGCAATGAAGACCTTATTACCGATATTTTTGAAGAAAGGTTTACCATGATTTATAAGGCTATCAAGGAAAAACACCCGGAAATTACCGTAATCGGGACTGTCGGGCCGTTTTGTGAAGGAACCGACTACACGGAAGGCTGGAACATTGCTTCAAAGCTGAATGTCCCGGTTGTTGATGAACATTATTATCAGCCGGTGGGCTGGTTTATTAACAATCAGGATTTTTACGACAAGTACGATCGTTCAAAGCCAAAGGTTTATCTTGGCGAATATGCTTCATGGGGCAATACTTTATTCAATGCTTTAACCGAAGCGCTTTATCTTGCCTCTGTCGAACGCAATGGCGATGTAGTCAAAATGGCCTCGTATGCTCCTTTACTGGCAAGGGAAAAGCATACCCAATGGAACCCTGATCTGATTTATTTCAACAATACAGAAGTGAAGCCCACGGTTAACTACGAAGTTCAAAAGCTTTACGGGAACAATTCCGGGGATACTTACCTGGAAAGTAATTTAAGACTTTCGACCGATAAGACAGATGCCAGGAAGCGCGTAGCCGTTTCGGTTGTCCGTGACAGCAAAACCAATGATCTTATCGTCAAACTGGTCAATCTGCTGCCGGTTGCGGTAAATACTGATGTTAATCTGAAAGGGGTGGGCGCAATCGATTCTACGGCAACAAAAACCGTACTATCCGGCAGGCCGGTTGATAAAAATGTGAAGCCTCTGGTAGAAAACATCTCTGTGGGCGAAAATTTCAACTGTTCATTGCCTGCGTACTCCTTTACTTTAATCCGGATACACAACCAATAAATACTAGATACATGAAAACAAGATTTCATAAATTGATTTTTGGGGCTTTGGCATTTTGCTGGTCTTTTTTCCCCAATTTGATGGCTCAGGTTCCACCTGAAGTTGCTGAAAAAGACCAGGTCGCTTATCTTTTCGTTTATTTCACGGGAAATAATGTTGAAGACGAATCCGTTCATTTTGCAATCAGCAAGGATGGGTATAATTATTTAGCCCTGAACAACAATCAGCCTGTACTTGATTCCAGGAAAATCAGTTCGACGGGCGGCATACGCGATCCTCATATTCTTCGCGGCCAGGACGGCAAAACCTTTTATATGGTTGCTACCGATATGACCTCAAACAAGGGCTGGGATTCCAACCGGGCTATGGTACTTTTAAAATCTACCGATTTGGTCAACTGGTCGTCAACTGTGGTCAATATTCAAAAAAAATATCCGGGGAATGAAGACCTTAAGAGGGTTTGGGCTCCTCAAACCATTTATGATGCTGCTGCCGGGAAGTACATGATATACTGGGCTATGAAAAACGGGGATAATCCCGATAAAATTTATTATGCGTATGCAAATCCTGATTTTACTGATCTGGAAGGTAAGCCTAAACAATTATTTTTCCCTTCAAACGGAAAATCCTGCATCGATGCAGATATTATTTTAAAAGATGGCGTTTATCATCTCTTTTATAAAACAGAAGGGTATGGAAACGGTATCAAACAAGCCGTTACTTCTTCGGTGACATCCGGCAAATGGGACGAAATGCCGGATTATATGCAGCAGACAAAGGATGCTGTTGAAGGTTCCTGCGTGTTTAAGCTTTCCAACAGCAATAAATATATTTTGATGTACGATGTTTACATGAAAGGTAAATATCAGTTTACCCAAAGTACGACCCTCGACAGTTTTAAAGTAGTGGACAATCAGATTTCCATGAATTTTCATCCCCGCCACGGGACGGTTATGGCCATCACCAAAAATGAGTTGAAAGCATTGGTCGCA
The Bacteroidota bacterium DNA segment above includes these coding regions:
- a CDS encoding alpha-L-arabinofuranosidase C-terminal domain-containing protein, translating into MMVLLTNNTLSSANMLNQPDSAYLFSYASTKNAGHNGLHFAWSIDRRHWTAIGPEYSFLKSDYGAWGSEKRMVDPFLFQDSSGLWHCVWSLNERDGVFAHADSKDLLYWGRQSYPVVSKERNCLMPEVSCDKNNGYYTISWISTNTGDNEISSVTTKDFKNYTPAKLFLQANRLNARVNISIGERVETGIVHKVPWEIIEGLIQKQQLDIYNSQLNSENPTGDSIRFTSFKPLSATITVDASKPKKISDMLTGIFFEDINYAADGGLYAELIQNRDFEYMPGDKKGNDKSWNSYKAWSLNGKEGSFTIDSVSPIHPNNKHYAALDIKKTGTGLVNEGFDGIALKEGDKYDFSLFARRADAKNEKLVIRLIGSKGEIYGQATVNVTSAKWKKFSSVLVANKTVADARLEIVPQSDGRVDLDMISLFPQKTFRGHKNGLRSDLAQVLADIHPRFMRFPGGCVSHGDGLGNIYRWKNTIGPLEARKPQRNLWGYHQSAGLGYFEYFQFCEDIGTEPVPVIAAGVPCQNSSTGGAGQQGGIPMSEMDSYVQDILDLIEWANGDVHTKWGKLRAEAGHPKPFNLKYIGIGNEDLITDIFEERFTMIYKAIKEKHPEITVIGTVGPFCEGTDYTEGWNIASKLNVPVVDEHYYQPVGWFINNQDFYDKYDRSKPKVYLGEYASWGNTLFNALTEALYLASVERNGDVVKMASYAPLLAREKHTQWNPDLIYFNNTEVKPTVNYEVQKLYGNNSGDTYLESNLRLSTDKTDARKRVAVSVVRDSKTNDLIVKLVNLLPVAVNTDVNLKGVGAIDSTATKTVLSGRPVDKNVKPLVENISVGENFNCSLPAYSFTLIRIHNQ